A segment of the Fusobacterium ulcerans genome:
CTATTAGGATTTAGGAAACTAAATCCCTTTTGTTATGCAGTTTGATAGTAAAGGGAGATGTATTGATAGATAGATAAGCCTATTGATACAAATCAATAGGCTTTTATTTTTTCTTTAAAAATAAAGGGCTTTGTGTTAAAATAATATAGAAAAAATAAGGGAGGACGAGATGGAAAACGTATTTGATGTGTTAGTAGGACGTGGATACTTAAAACAATTCACTCACGAAGAAGAAATGAGAGAAATATTAGGGAAAGAGAAAGTTACTTTCTATATAGGGTTTGATCCAACAGCAGATAGCTTACATGTTGGGCACTTTATTGCTATGATGTTTATGTCTCATATGCAAAAACATGGTCACAGACCAATAGCTCTTCTTGGTGGAGGAACTGCCATGATAGGAGACCCAAGCGGAAGAACTGATATGAGAACAATGATGTCAAAAGAAACTATTGCTCATAATGTGGCATCTATAAAAAAACAAATGGAAAAATTTATAGACTTTTCTGATGGAAAAGCTATACTTGAAAATAATGCAGATTGGTTATTAGGACTTAATTATGTAGATTTTATAAGAGATATAGGGGCACATTTTTCTGTAAATAGAATGCTTGCAGCAGAATGTTTTAAATCAAGAATGGAAGCAGGACTTTCTTTCCTTGAATTTAACTACATGCTTATGCAAGGATATGACTTCCTTGTATTAAATCAAAAACATGGATGTACTATGCAGTTAGGTGGAGACGACCAATGGTCTAATATGATAGCTGGAGTAGAGCTAATTAGAAAAAAAGAACAAAAACAAGCTTTTGCAATGACTTGTACTCTTCTTACTAACAGTGAAGGTAAGAAAATGGGTAAAACTGCTAAAGGAGCTTTATGGCTAGACCCAGAAAAAACATCTCCATATGAGTTCTACCAATACTGGAGAAATGTTGATGATGCAGATGTTGAAAAATGTCTTTCATTATTGACATTTATTCCTATGGATGAAGTAAAAAGATTAAGTGCATTGGAAGGTGCAGAAATAAACGAAGCTAAAAAGATACTTGCTTTTGAAATTACAAAAATGATCCATGGAGAAGAGGAAGCTCTTAAAGCTAAAACGGCAGCAGAAGCTCTATTTGGCGGAGGACAGGATATGAGTAATGTTCCTTCGGTAGAAATAGAAGAGTCAGCTTTAGGAACTGGACTTGTAGACTTCTTAGTGGAAAAAGGGATATTAAAAACTAAAAGTGAAGGAAGAAGATTAGTTCAGCAAAATGGACTAAATGTAGGGGACAGCAAAGTTACAGATTTTGCTATGCCTATAACAAAAGAACTTTTCACTGATGGAGAATTTCTTGTTAAAATAGGAAAGAAAAAATATCATAAAGTAGTTTTAAAATAGTCAAAGGTGAGTTTATTGATTGAGATAATATTGAGAAAAATGATGGACAAGGATATACCTGATATTTACAGGTATATCCATCTGAATTATGTGAAAAAATACTATCCTGATAATGAAAAAGAGCAGTGGGAAGCTCATAGAAGATGGTACAGTTTTGTTGTCAATTCTCCCTCATATCTTTTCTATACTATAGAAAGTTTGAGCAGGGAGTTTTTAGGAACTGTAAAATTTGAATTAGATGAGGAGGAAGCTGCCATAAGTGTGTATCTTGTAGAAGATATACGAGGAAAGGGATATTCAGAAACAGTTATTCTCAACAGCATCAATGAACTTTGCTTTGAAAAGCCACATATAAAAAAAATATCAGCGTATATATTGGAAGAAAATGAGATCTCACAAAAAGTATTTTGTAAGATTGGATTTAAGAGAAAAAAAATAGAAGAGTATAATGGAACTGAACATATTTTATTTGAGAAGAGAATGAAATCTTCAGAGGGAAAAACTATGACTAAGAAAGAAAAAGTAAAAAAAATACTTGAAAAACTTCATGAAAAATTTGGAGATCCTAAGTGCGCCTTGGATTATAAAACACCTTTTGAACTTCTTGTAGCTGTTATTCTTTCAGCTCAATGTACAGATGTGAGAGTAAATATTGTTACAAAAGAGATGTATAAGAAGGTAAATACTCCAGAAGGTTTTGCAGCTCTTCCAGTAGAAAAAATAGAAGAAATGATAAAAAGTACAGGGTTCTTTAGAAATAAAGCGAAAAATATAAAATTATGCAGTCAACAGCTTCTTTCAAAATATAATGGAGAAATACCAAAAGATATGGATAAATTAATAGAGTTGGCAGGGGTAGGAAGAAAAACAGCCAATGTAGTAAGAGGAGAAGTTTGGGGGCTTGCAGATGGAATAACTGTAGATACTCATGTGAAAAGATTAACTAACTTAATTGGGTTGGTTAAAAATGATGACCCTGTAAAAATAGAACAGGAGCTTATGAAAATAGTTCCTAAAAAAGACTGGATAGATTTTTCACACTACCTTATCTTACAAGGAAGAGACAAGTGTATAGCTAGAAGACCAAAGTGCAGTGAATGTGAAATAAGAGAGTTTTGCAACCATGGAAAAAATCTGGATAAATAATCATTTTAATTCTTGACAAAATAAATAAGGAATGGTATAACATAATAGTAATTAGAATGTATTTCAAGGAGACGGTAAATATGAGAGTTTATCTAGACAATAATGCAACAACAAAGATGGATAATGAAGTATTTGAAGCAATGGTGCCTTATTTAACAGAATATTATGGAAACGCTTCAAGCTTGCATCTTTTTGGTAAAGAAACAAATAAAGCTATGAATGAATCAAGAGAAACTATCGCAAAATATCTTGGTGCAGATCCTAGTGAAATTATATTCACAGCATCAGGAAGTGAATCTGACAACCTTGCAATCAGAGGAATAGCTAGAGCATATAAAAATAGAGGAAAACATATAATAGCAAGTCCAATAGAACATCCAGCAATTAAAAATACATTAAAAGATCTAGAAGATGAAGGATATGAAATAACAATTCTTCATGTTGATAAAAATGGAATGTTAGATGTAGAGGAACTTAAAAATGCAATAAAAGATGAAACTATCTTAATAACTGTAATGCATGCTAATAATGAAGTTGGAACTTTCCAACCAATAGAAGAAATAGGAAAAATAGCAAAAGAAAATAAAATTATATTCCATGTGGACGCAGTTCAGACAATGGGAAAAGTAGATATAAAGCCAAAAGAAATGGGAATAGATCTTCTTTCTTTCTCTGCACATAAATTTTATGGACCTAAAGGAGTAGCGGCTCTTTATTGGAGAAATGGAGTAAGATTTGGTAAAGTTCTTACTGGTGGAGGTCAAGAAGGAAAAAGAAGACCAGGAACTTCAAATGTTCCAGGAATGGTCGGAATGGCAAAAGCTTTAGAATTAGCTTATAGAGATATGGCAGAAGAATTTAAAAAAGAAGAAGAATTAAGAGATTACTTTGAGAGTGAAGTATTAAAAAGAATACCTGAAGTTGTAATAAATGCTAAAGAAGCAAAAAGACTTCCAGGAACTTCAAGCATCACATTTAAATATCTTGAAGGAGAATCAATTCTTTTAAGTTTAAGTTATAAGGGAATAGCTGTAAGTTCTGGATCTGCTTGTTCATCTGATGATTTACAAGCTTCACATGTATTGCTGGCAATGGGAATTGCACCTGAATTTGCACATGGAACTATTAGATTTGGTCTAGGAAAATATAATACAAAAGAAGAAATAGATTATACATTGGATGTTCTGGTAGAAGTGATTGAAAAGTTAAGATCAATCTCTCCTCTTTGGAATGAATTTAAAAATAAATAATAGTAAATAAGGAGTATGAAAAATGCAATATACAGAAAAAGTAATGGAACATTTTATGAATCCGCATAATGTTGGAGTTATAGAAAATCCATCTGGATATGGAAAAGTAGGAAACCCTTCATGTGGAGATATCATGGAAATATTTATTAAAGTAGAAGATAATATAATAACTGATGTTAAGTTCAGAACTTTTGGATGTGCTTCTGCAATAGCTAGTTCTTCAGTATCTACAGAACTTATCATGGGAAAAACTGTTGATGAGGCTTTAGCTCTTACAAATAAAAAAGTAGTAGAAGCATTAGGTGGACTTCCACCAGTAAAAATGCACTGTTCTGTTCTTGCAGAAGAGGCTATAAAATTAGCTATAGAAGATTATCTTTCTAAAAAAGATAAAAAAGAAGAAAAATAGAAAATAACTCATTAAAAAATTAATTTTTAATATAAGCTTCTGTAAATTTGTGATATAATTTTACAGAAGCTTATTTTTATACAACAGGAGATGCGTAATGAAGAAAACTATAAATGTATTATTATTGGCTATTGTACTTATAAGTTCCACAGTTTTTGCCAAAGACTCTGAAACTCTCATGAAAGAGGAAACTCCTTCATATAAAGCAATACTTTTAGGGGATGATAAAGGTAAAATATATTATTCTGAAAATATTGATGAGAAGTATCCCTTAGCTTCTCTTACAAAGATGATGACTTTGATGGTGACTTTTGATCAGTTGGAAAAAGGGAATATAAAGATGAAAGATAAGATCAAGGTCAGTAAGAAATCAGCTCAAACTGGTGGAAGCAGAATTTTCATGAAAGAGGGAGATGTGTTTACTCTTGAAGATTTGATTAAAGCAACAGCTATATATTCAGCTAATAATGCAGCTTATGCAATAGCAGAATATATAGGGAAGGGTGATGTGGATAAGTTTGTAAAAATGATGAATAAAAAATCTGCTGATCTGGGATTAGAAAAAGAATTGGAATTTTATACACCAGCTGGACTGCCAAGTGACATGACTAAAAAAGGAATGGATGCAGGAACAACAAGAGGAATATACAAATTATCTCTGGCAGCTGCGAAATATAATAAATATATGGAAATTGCCTCTATTAAAGAAACTACTATCCATAATGGAAAATTAAAAATAAAAAATAGAAATCTTCTGTTGGGAGAAGAGGGAATATATGGAATTAAAACAGGACATCATTCTAAAGTGGGTTATAATATTTCTGTATTAAGTGATAAAGATAATATGAAAATATTTACAGTAGTTGTAGGGGGGCCTACATATCAAAAAAGAGATGAAAGTGTTTTAAATCAAATGGAAGAATTTTATGAGGAATACCAATTTAGAAAACTTACTGATAAAAATGTTTCTATAGCTAAGGTTCCAGTTTTTAGTGGAGATAAAGAGTATGCAGATTTGTATCCAGATAAAAACTTTACAGATATTTTAAAGAAAAACAGTGATATAAAAATATCTATTAAAAGAAATAAAGGAGTAATTGCTCCAGTAGAAGCAGGGAAAGCTTTAGGAGAATATAAAGTAGTAGTAGACGGAAATGTTGTTGAAACTGGAAAACTTATAACAAAAGAAGATGTGAAATTAAGTATATCTTTAAAAAATATATTCTAAAAAATGAGAGAAATCTTGGGGAAAAGATTTAGTATTAAAAAAAGAAAAGTTAGTAATATAAAAGAAAAATCAAAGGCTTTAATAAATAAATAAAAAATTTTTAAAAAAAGTAAAAAAGATATTGACGGAATCTAAAAACTATGATATTATAATCAATGTACCGCAGGAAAGCGGGACAAGAAAAGGTAATAAAAAAGGACATTAGCAACAGAATAGAGAGAGATGAAAAAATCAACAAACAATAAATAGGTGTAAACAATCAGTTATATAACTGAGTAAATAGATTGAACGAAGAGTTTGATCCTGGCTCAGGATGAACGCTGACAGAATGCTTAACACATGCAAGTCTACTTGATCCTTCGGGTGAAGGTGGCGGACGGGTGAGTAACGCGTAAAGAACTTGCCTTACAGACTGGGACAACATTTGGAAACGAATGCTAATACCGGATATTATGATTGGGTCGCATGATCTGGTTATGAAAGCTATATGCGCTGTGAGAGAGCTTTGCGTCCCATTAGTTAGTTGGTGAGGTAACGGCTCACCAAGACGATGATGGGTAGCCGGCCTGAGAGGGTGAACGGCCACAAGGGGACTGAGACACGGCCCTTACTCCTACGGGAGGCAGCAGTGGGGAATATTGGACAATGGACCAAAAGTCTGATCCAGCAATTCTGTGTGCACGATGAAGTTTTTCGGAATGTAAAGTGCTTTCAGTTGGGAAGAAGTCAGTGACGGTACCAACAGAAGAAGCGACGGCTAAATACGTGCCAGCAGCCGCGGTAATACGTATGTCGCAAGCGTTATCCGGATTTATTGGGCGTAAAGCGCGTCTAGGCGGCTTAGTAAGTCTGATGTGAAAATGCGGGGCTCAACCCCGTATTGCGTTGGAAACTGCTAAACTAGAGTACTGGAGAGGTAGGCGGAACTACAAGTGTAGAGGTGAAATTCGTAGATATTTGTAGGAATGCCGATGGGGAAGCCAGCCTACTGGACAGATACTGACGCTAAAGCGCGAAAGCGTGGGTAGCAAACAGGATTAGATACCCTGGTAGTCCACGCCGTAAACGATGATTACTAGGTGTTGGGGGTCGAACCTCAGCGCCCAAGCTAACGCGATAAGTAATCCGCCTGGGGAGTACGTACGCAAGTATGAAACTCAAAGGAATTGACGGGGACCCGCACAAGCGGTGGAGCATGTGGTTTAATTCGACGCAACGCGAGGAACCTTACCAGCGTTTGACATCCCAAGAAGTTAACAGAGATGTTTTCGTGCCTCTTCGGAGGAACTTGGTGACAGGTGGTGCATGGCTGTCGTCAGCTCGTGTCGTGAGATGTTGGGTTAAGTCCCGCAACGAGCGCAACCCCTTTCGTATGTTACCATCATTAAGTTGGGGACTCATGCGAGACTGCCTGCGATGAGCAGGAGGAAGGTGGGGATGACGTCAAGTCATCATGCCCCTTATACGCTGGGCTACACACGTGCTACAATGGGTAGTACAGAGAGCTGCAAACCTGCGAGGGTAAGCTAATCTCATAAAACTATTCTTAGTTCGGATTGTACTCTGCAACTCGAGTACATGAAGTTGGAATCGCTAGTAATCGCAAATCAGCTATGTTGCGGTGAATACGTTCTCGGGTCTTGTACACACCGCCCGTCACACCACGAGAGTTGGTTGCACCTGAAGTAACAGGCCTAACCGTAAGGAGGGATGTTCCGAGGGTGTGATTAGCGATTGGGGTGAAGTCGTAACAAGGTATCCGTACGGGAACGTGCGGATGGATCACCTCCTTTCTAAGGAGATCATTTCTCTTTCTCTATTCTATTGATGGTGTTCTTGTGATAACGGCAGTTATCATCTTAAAATAGAACAGTATCTTTATGAATGCGTTTGTAGCTCAGCTGGTTAGAGCACACGCCTGATAAGCGTGAGGTCGGTGGTTCGAGTCCACTCAAACGCACCATATGGTATGGGGATATAGCTCAGTTGGGAGAGCGACGCACTTGCACTGCGTAGGTCAGCGGTTCGATCCCGCTTATCTCCACCAAATTTTTTTTCGATTTTTTTATGGACATTGGAAACTATATAGTAGATTAAATACAATTTTAACTCTTGTTTATATAAACAGAGTTAGCTGTCAATCAAATTAAACAAAAACAAAATAGGTTAAAATAATTAAGGGCACACAGGGAATGCCTAGGTAGTAAGAGCCGATGAAGGACGTGGTAAGCTGCGATAAGCTTGGGTTAGCTGCAAACGAGCGCCAACCCCAAGATTTCCGAATGGAGCAATCTGCTAAGATGGAGTCTTAGCACGAAAGAGGGTACCGAGTGAACTGAAACATCTAAGTAACTCGAGGAAAAGAAAGTAAAAACGATTCCCCAAGTAGCGGCGAGCGAACGGGGATGAGCCTAAACCATATAAGTGTCAAGGATACAGCCGTTGCTTATATGGGGTTGTGGGAAGAACGTTTGAAGAACTGTAAGATATTCAACATATCTAATGACCGAACTGGAACTAGTTGGAAAGCTAGATCGTAGAAGGTGATAATCCTGTACAGGTAAACTCATTAGAATGTATGTTCTCTCCCAAGTAACATGGAACACGAGGAATTCTGTGTGAATCTGCGAGGACCATATCTCGTAAGGCTAAATACTCTTACTAACCGATAGCGTATAGTACCGTGAGGGAAAGGTGAAAAGAACCCCGGGAGGGGAGTGAAATAGAACCTGAAACTGTGTGCTTACAAGCGGTCAGAGCTCTTCGGAGTGATGGCGTGCCTTTTGGAGAATGATCCTGCGAGTTACGTTCAGTGGCGAGGTTAAGTATAACGGAGCCGAAGGGAAACCGAGTCTGAACAGGGCGACATAGTCGCTGGGCGTAGACGCGAAACCTGGTGATCTAAGCCTGTCCAGGGTGAAGCTGTGGTAAGACACAGTGGAGGCCCGAACTCACCGCCGTTGAAAAGTTGGGAGATGAGGTAGGTTTAGGGGTGAAAAGCCAATCGAACTAGGAGATAGCTCGTTCTCTCCGAAATGCATTTAGGTGCAGCCTTGAGTGTTTAATTATGGGGGTAGAGCACTGAATGAACTAGGGGGCATATTGCTTACTGAATTCAATCAAACTCCGAATACCATAATTCAAAGCTCAGGAGTGAGACTATGGGAATTAACTTCCATTGTCAAAAGGGAAACAACCCAGACCACCAGCTAAGGTCCCTAATTATAACTAAGTGGGAAAGGAGGTGGAGATTCACAAACAACCAGGAGGTTGGCTTAGAAGCAGCCATACCTTTAAAGAGTGCGTAATAGCTCACTGGTCGAGAGTCTCTGCGCCGACAATGTAACGGGGCTAAGTTATAAACCGAAGCTGTGGAATTGCGTAAGCAATTGGTAGGAGAGCGTTCTGTAGGCCGTTGAAGGAGAAGCGTAAGCAACTCTGGAGGTATCAGAAGTGAGAATGCAGGAATAAGTAGCGAGAAAGGGGGCGAGAATCCCCCTCGCCGGAAGACCAAGGTTTTCAGGGTAAAGCTTGTCTTCCCTGAGTAAGCCGGGACCTAAGCCGAGGCTAAAATGCGTAGGCGAATGGAAAACAGATTAATATTTCTGTGCCAGTTATATTTTGTGATGGAGGGACGCAGAAGGGTATGTGCGCGGGAGAACGGAAGTTCCCGTAAAAGCATGTAGAGTGGTCTAGTAGGAAAATCCGCTAGATTAGACTTGAGGTGTGATATATAGTCGTAAGATGAATGCACAAATCCCACGCTGCCGAGAAAAGCTTCTAACGTTAAGGTATAACTGCCCGTACCCGAAACCGACACAGGTGGTCAGGATGAGAAATCTAAGGCGGACAGGCTAACTCTCGTTAAGGAACTCTGCAAAATTGCCCCGTAACTTTGGGAGAAGGGGTGCCCCTGGATGTTAACAGCTACGCGCTGTAAAGCATTTGGGGGTCGCAGTGAAGAGGCTCAAGCAACTGTTTAACAAAAACACAGGTCTATGCTAAGCTGTAAGGCGATGTATATGGGCTGACACCTGCCCAGTGCCGGAAGGTTAAGAGGAGGAGTGAGAGCTCCGAATTGAAGCCCCGGTGAACGGCGGCCGTAACTATAACGGTCCTAAGGTAGCGAAATTCCTTGTCGGGTAAGTTCCGACCTGCACGAATGGTGTAATGATTTGAGCGCTGTCTTGACGGGAGGCCTGGTGAAATTGTACTACCGGTGAAGATACCGGTTACCTACAGTAGGACGGAAAGACCCCATGGAGCTTTACTGTAGCTTGGTATTGGGTTTTGGCATTGCATGTATAGGATAGTTGGGAAACTATGAAGATATGGCGCTAGCTGTATTGGAGTTGTCGGTGGAATACCAACCATTCAATGTCGAAATTCTAATCTGTGGTTTGTAGCCACGGAAACAGTGCTAGGTGGGCAGTTTGACTGGGGCGGTCGCCTCCGAAAGAGTAACGGAGGCGTTCAAAGGTTCTCTCAGGTTGGATGGAAATCAACCGCAGAGTGCAATGGCATAAGAGAGCTTAACTGCGAGACTGACGGGTCGAGCAGGTGCGAAAGCAGGACATAGTGATCCGGCGATTCCGAATGGAAGGGTCGTCGCTCAACGGATAAAAGCTACCCTGGGGATAACAGGCTGATTTTGCCCGAGAGTCCATATCGACGGCAAAGTTTGGCACCTCGATGTCGGCTCATCGCATCCTGGGGCTGGAGAAGGTCCCAAGGGTTGGGCTGTTCGCCCATTAAAGCGGTACGTGAGCTGGGTTCAGAACGTCGTGAGACAGTTCGGTCCCTATCCACTGTAGGCGTTAGAATATTGAGAAGATCTGTCCTTAGTACGAGAGGACCGGGATGGACAAACCTCTGATGTACCAGTTGTCACGCCAGTGGCACAGCTGGGTAGTCACGTTTGGAACGGATAACCGCTGAAAGCATCTAAGCGGGAAACCAGCTTCAAGATAAGTATTCTTTAAGACTCCTTCGAGACTAGAAGGTTGATAGGTTGGGGGTGTAAGAGCTGCGAGGCTTTTAGCTGACCAATACTAATAAGTCAAAGTTTTAACCTAAAGATTGAAAGCGCGAAAGCGTATGCTACTATATAGTTTCAAGTGTCTATTAGAAATAATACACACACAGCTTGGTAAGAATAGCTGCGGGGGTACACCTGGTCCCATTCCGAACCCAGAAGTTAAGCCCGTAAACGCTGAAAGTACTTGGAGGGAAGCCTCCTGGGAGGATAGGAACTTGCCAAGCACAAATGTGTGCTTCCTTAGCTCAGTCGGTAGAGCATGCGGCTGTTAACCGCAGTGTCAATGGTTCAAGTCCATTAGGAAGCGCCATTTTTTTATTTTTTGGAAAATT
Coding sequences within it:
- the nth gene encoding endonuclease III is translated as MTKKEKVKKILEKLHEKFGDPKCALDYKTPFELLVAVILSAQCTDVRVNIVTKEMYKKVNTPEGFAALPVEKIEEMIKSTGFFRNKAKNIKLCSQQLLSKYNGEIPKDMDKLIELAGVGRKTANVVRGEVWGLADGITVDTHVKRLTNLIGLVKNDDPVKIEQELMKIVPKKDWIDFSHYLILQGRDKCIARRPKCSECEIREFCNHGKNLDK
- the nifU gene encoding Fe-S cluster assembly scaffold protein NifU is translated as MQYTEKVMEHFMNPHNVGVIENPSGYGKVGNPSCGDIMEIFIKVEDNIITDVKFRTFGCASAIASSSVSTELIMGKTVDEALALTNKKVVEALGGLPPVKMHCSVLAEEAIKLAIEDYLSKKDKKEEK
- the nifS gene encoding cysteine desulfurase NifS gives rise to the protein MRVYLDNNATTKMDNEVFEAMVPYLTEYYGNASSLHLFGKETNKAMNESRETIAKYLGADPSEIIFTASGSESDNLAIRGIARAYKNRGKHIIASPIEHPAIKNTLKDLEDEGYEITILHVDKNGMLDVEELKNAIKDETILITVMHANNEVGTFQPIEEIGKIAKENKIIFHVDAVQTMGKVDIKPKEMGIDLLSFSAHKFYGPKGVAALYWRNGVRFGKVLTGGGQEGKRRPGTSNVPGMVGMAKALELAYRDMAEEFKKEEELRDYFESEVLKRIPEVVINAKEAKRLPGTSSITFKYLEGESILLSLSYKGIAVSSGSACSSDDLQASHVLLAMGIAPEFAHGTIRFGLGKYNTKEEIDYTLDVLVEVIEKLRSISPLWNEFKNK
- the tyrS gene encoding tyrosine--tRNA ligase: MENVFDVLVGRGYLKQFTHEEEMREILGKEKVTFYIGFDPTADSLHVGHFIAMMFMSHMQKHGHRPIALLGGGTAMIGDPSGRTDMRTMMSKETIAHNVASIKKQMEKFIDFSDGKAILENNADWLLGLNYVDFIRDIGAHFSVNRMLAAECFKSRMEAGLSFLEFNYMLMQGYDFLVLNQKHGCTMQLGGDDQWSNMIAGVELIRKKEQKQAFAMTCTLLTNSEGKKMGKTAKGALWLDPEKTSPYEFYQYWRNVDDADVEKCLSLLTFIPMDEVKRLSALEGAEINEAKKILAFEITKMIHGEEEALKAKTAAEALFGGGQDMSNVPSVEIEESALGTGLVDFLVEKGILKTKSEGRRLVQQNGLNVGDSKVTDFAMPITKELFTDGEFLVKIGKKKYHKVVLK
- a CDS encoding D-alanyl-D-alanine carboxypeptidase family protein codes for the protein MKKTINVLLLAIVLISSTVFAKDSETLMKEETPSYKAILLGDDKGKIYYSENIDEKYPLASLTKMMTLMVTFDQLEKGNIKMKDKIKVSKKSAQTGGSRIFMKEGDVFTLEDLIKATAIYSANNAAYAIAEYIGKGDVDKFVKMMNKKSADLGLEKELEFYTPAGLPSDMTKKGMDAGTTRGIYKLSLAAAKYNKYMEIASIKETTIHNGKLKIKNRNLLLGEEGIYGIKTGHHSKVGYNISVLSDKDNMKIFTVVVGGPTYQKRDESVLNQMEEFYEEYQFRKLTDKNVSIAKVPVFSGDKEYADLYPDKNFTDILKKNSDIKISIKRNKGVIAPVEAGKALGEYKVVVDGNVVETGKLITKEDVKLSISLKNIF